One genomic segment of Burkholderiaceae bacterium includes these proteins:
- the groL gene encoding chaperonin GroEL (60 kDa chaperone family; promotes refolding of misfolded polypeptides especially under stressful conditions; forms two stacked rings of heptamers to form a barrel-shaped 14mer; ends can be capped by GroES; misfolded proteins enter the barrel where they are refolded when GroES binds) encodes MAAKDVVFGGEARARMVEGVNILANAVKTTLGPKGRNVVLERSFGAPTVTKDGVSVAKEIELKDKLQNMGAQMVKEVASKTSDNAGDGTTTATVLAQAIVREGMKYVAAGMNPMDLKRGIDKAVTALIEQLKKASKATTTSKEIAQVGSISANSDESIGKIIADAMDKVGKEGVITVEDGKSLDNELDVVEGMQFDRGYLSPYFINNPEKQAAILDNPYVLLFDKKISNIRDLLPTLEAVAKAGRPLLIVAEEVEGEALATLVVNTIRGILKVVAVKAPGFGDRRKAMLEDIAILTGGKVIAEEVGLSLEKVTLADLGQAKTIEVGKENTTIIDGAGKAADIEARVKQIRVQIEEATSDYDREKLQERVAKLAGGVAVIKVGAATEVEMKEKKARVEDALHATRAAVEEGIVAGGGVALLRARQAAGTIKGANADQDAGIKLVLKAIESPLREIVYNAGDEASVVVNKVLDGKGNFGYNAANGEYGDMIEMGILDPTKVTRTALQNAASVAGLMLTTEAMVAEAPKDDAPAAGGMPGGMGGMDGMM; translated from the coding sequence ATGGCAGCAAAAGACGTAGTTTTCGGCGGCGAAGCCCGCGCCCGCATGGTCGAAGGCGTGAACATCCTGGCCAACGCGGTCAAGACCACCCTGGGCCCCAAGGGCCGCAACGTGGTGCTGGAGCGCAGCTTCGGCGCCCCCACCGTCACCAAGGACGGTGTCTCGGTCGCCAAGGAGATCGAGCTGAAGGACAAGCTGCAGAACATGGGCGCGCAGATGGTCAAGGAAGTGGCTTCCAAGACCAGCGACAACGCCGGTGACGGCACCACCACCGCCACCGTGCTGGCCCAGGCCATCGTGCGCGAAGGCATGAAGTACGTGGCCGCCGGCATGAACCCGATGGACCTGAAGCGCGGCATCGACAAGGCCGTGACGGCCCTGATCGAGCAGCTGAAGAAGGCCAGCAAGGCCACCACCACCAGCAAGGAGATCGCCCAGGTCGGCTCCATTTCGGCCAACAGCGACGAGTCGATCGGCAAGATCATCGCCGACGCCATGGACAAGGTCGGCAAGGAAGGCGTGATCACCGTCGAGGACGGCAAGAGCCTGGACAACGAGCTGGACGTGGTCGAAGGCATGCAGTTCGACCGCGGCTACCTGTCGCCCTACTTCATCAACAACCCCGAGAAGCAGGCCGCCATCCTGGACAACCCCTACGTGCTGCTGTTCGACAAGAAGATCAGCAACATCCGCGACCTGCTGCCCACGCTGGAAGCCGTGGCCAAGGCCGGCCGCCCGCTGCTGATCGTGGCCGAAGAAGTCGAGGGCGAGGCCCTGGCCACCCTGGTGGTCAACACCATCCGCGGCATCCTGAAGGTCGTGGCCGTCAAGGCCCCGGGCTTTGGCGACCGCCGCAAGGCCATGCTGGAAGACATCGCCATCCTGACCGGCGGCAAGGTGATCGCCGAGGAAGTGGGCCTGAGCCTGGAGAAAGTCACCCTGGCCGACCTGGGCCAGGCCAAGACCATCGAAGTGGGCAAGGAAAACACCACCATCATCGACGGCGCCGGCAAGGCCGCCGACATCGAGGCGCGCGTCAAGCAGATCCGCGTGCAGATCGAGGAAGCCACCAGCGACTACGACCGCGAGAAGCTGCAAGAGCGCGTGGCCAAGCTGGCCGGCGGCGTGGCCGTGATCAAGGTCGGCGCCGCCACCGAGGTCGAGATGAAGGAGAAGAAGGCCCGCGTGGAAGACGCCCTGCACGCCACCCGCGCCGCGGTGGAAGAAGGCATCGTCGCCGGCGGCGGCGTGGCCCTGCTGCGCGCCCGCCAGGCCGCCGGCACCATCAAGGGTGCCAACGCCGACCAGGACGCCGGCATCAAGCTGGTGCTCAAGGCCATCGAATCGCCCCTGCGCGAGATCGTCTACAACGCTGGCGACGAAGCCAGCGTGGTGGTCAACAAGGTGCTGGATGGCAAGGGCAACTTCGGCTACAACGCCGCCAACGGCGAGTACGGCGACATGATCGAGATGGGCATTCTGGACCCCACCAAGGTCACGCGCACCGCGCTGCAGAACGCCGCCTCCGTGGCCGGCCTGATGCTGACCACCGAAGCCATGGTCGCCGAGGCGCCCAAGGACGATGCCCCGGCCGCCGGCGGCATGCCGGGCGGCATGGGCGGCATGGACGGGATGATGTAA
- a CDS encoding ABC transporter permease, with the protein MNTAVLVQAPGAAAAVPASLSDEALARESVRAQAALRRRKWVIIGLRLLFLLVVLGGWELGASRKWIDPFFYSQPSLIWEQIVEWVRDGTSQGPLWVQIAVTLEETIIGFLIGGIGGIVFGIVLGRNKLLADVFSLYIKIANSIPRVVLGSVFVIALGLGMASKVALAVVMVFFVVFGNAFQGVVEADKYLIANARILGASPRQVTTAVVIPSAMSWILASLHVSFGFALVGAVVGEFLGAKQGMGLLIATAQGAFNASGVFAAMILLAAVALVADFVLTRLEKRLLKWRPAAF; encoded by the coding sequence ATGAATACCGCTGTCCTCGTCCAGGCGCCCGGCGCCGCCGCCGCCGTGCCCGCCTCGCTCAGCGACGAAGCGCTGGCACGCGAATCGGTGCGCGCCCAGGCCGCCCTGCGCCGCCGCAAATGGGTCATCATCGGCCTGCGCCTGCTGTTCCTGCTGGTCGTGCTGGGCGGCTGGGAGCTGGGCGCCAGCCGCAAGTGGATCGACCCGTTCTTCTATTCGCAGCCTTCGCTGATCTGGGAGCAGATCGTCGAGTGGGTGCGCGACGGCACCTCGCAGGGCCCGCTGTGGGTGCAGATCGCCGTCACGCTGGAGGAAACCATCATCGGCTTTCTGATCGGCGGCATCGGCGGCATCGTGTTCGGCATCGTGCTGGGGCGCAACAAGCTGCTGGCCGACGTGTTCAGCCTCTACATCAAGATCGCCAACTCCATCCCGCGCGTGGTGCTCGGCTCGGTGTTCGTCATCGCGCTGGGCCTGGGCATGGCCTCCAAGGTGGCGCTGGCCGTCGTCATGGTGTTCTTCGTCGTCTTTGGCAACGCCTTCCAGGGCGTGGTCGAGGCCGACAAGTACCTGATCGCCAACGCGCGCATCCTGGGCGCCTCGCCGCGGCAGGTGACGACCGCGGTGGTCATTCCGTCGGCCATGTCGTGGATCCTGGCCAGCCTGCACGTCAGCTTCGGCTTTGCGCTGGTGGGCGCGGTGGTGGGCGAGTTCCTGGGCGCCAAGCAGGGCATGGGCCTGCTCATCGCCACGGCGCAGGGGGCCTTCAACGCCAGCGGCGTGTTTGCCGCCATGATCCTGCTGGCGGCCGTCGCCCTGGTGGCCGACTTCGTGTTGACGCGGCTGGAAAAGCGCCTGCTCAAGTGGCGGCCGGCGGCGTTTTAG
- the pgi gene encoding glucose-6-phosphate isomerase: MGVWQERPRCDEAPAWALLTAHFRQAFEGPQAFDLRRAFAQDAGRFAAFSLEAPPLFADLSKNLIDRTAQRLLTQLARECRVEAHRDAMLRGERINVSEDRPVTHVHWRSESNPALAPTDHAPSAIKNIVDVPPQVQASRREMMELAEAVRADAGITDVVHIGIGGSDLGPRVVVQALRASGHVNGPRLHFVANMDGHELAAVLAPLQAARTLFIVASKTFGTAETLRNAQSARDWFVAQGGGEVARRFVAVSANPAAAAAFGAGRCLSFDEGVGGRFSLWSPIGLPIAIAIGREGFAQLLAGARALDEHFAGAPLERNLPVQLALLDLWYRNFHGLASRCVAPYHHGLRGLPAWLQQLEMESNGKGVDARGRPLAFASAPVTWGQAGSNGQHAFFQMLHQGSDVVPVEFVLVRDAAHALPGHHDRLLANALAQARALMCGQAGDAPERHFPGNRPSTVLLLPDLSACSLGALLSLYEHRTFVLGSLWGLNSFDQWGVELGKRHAGEIEAALQAHTESSVLDASTAGLLARLRSS; encoded by the coding sequence ATGGGGGTCTGGCAAGAGCGCCCGCGCTGCGACGAGGCGCCGGCGTGGGCGCTGCTGACAGCGCACTTCCGGCAGGCCTTCGAGGGGCCGCAGGCGTTCGACCTGCGGCGTGCCTTCGCGCAGGACGCCGGGCGCTTCGCCGCCTTCAGCCTCGAGGCGCCGCCGCTGTTCGCCGACCTGTCCAAGAACCTCATCGACCGCACCGCCCAGCGCCTGCTGACCCAGCTGGCGCGCGAGTGCCGCGTCGAGGCCCACCGCGACGCCATGCTGCGCGGCGAGCGCATCAACGTCAGCGAAGACCGGCCGGTCACCCACGTGCATTGGCGTTCCGAATCAAATCCGGCCTTAGCCCCCACGGATCATGCCCCATCAGCTATCAAAAACATAGTTGACGTACCGCCCCAGGTGCAGGCCAGCCGGCGCGAGATGATGGAGCTGGCCGAGGCCGTGCGGGCGGATGCCGGCATCACCGACGTGGTGCACATCGGCATCGGCGGCTCCGATTTGGGGCCGCGCGTGGTGGTGCAGGCGCTGCGCGCCAGCGGCCACGTGAACGGGCCGCGCCTGCACTTCGTCGCCAACATGGACGGCCACGAGCTGGCCGCCGTGCTGGCGCCGCTGCAGGCCGCGCGCACCCTGTTCATCGTCGCCTCCAAGACCTTCGGCACGGCCGAGACCCTGCGCAACGCACAGTCGGCGCGCGACTGGTTCGTGGCGCAGGGCGGGGGCGAGGTGGCGCGCCGCTTCGTTGCCGTCAGCGCCAACCCGGCCGCGGCAGCCGCCTTCGGCGCGGGCCGCTGCCTGAGCTTCGACGAAGGCGTGGGTGGGCGCTTTTCGCTCTGGTCGCCCATCGGCCTGCCGATTGCCATCGCCATCGGCCGCGAGGGCTTCGCCCAGTTGCTGGCCGGCGCGCGCGCGCTGGACGAGCACTTTGCCGGCGCCCCCCTGGAACGCAACCTGCCGGTGCAGCTGGCGCTGCTCGATCTGTGGTATCGCAACTTCCACGGCCTGGCCAGCCGCTGCGTGGCGCCGTACCACCATGGCCTGCGCGGCCTGCCGGCCTGGCTGCAGCAGCTCGAGATGGAGAGCAACGGCAAGGGCGTCGATGCGCGCGGACGGCCGCTGGCCTTTGCCAGCGCCCCGGTCACCTGGGGCCAGGCCGGCAGCAACGGCCAGCACGCGTTTTTTCAGATGCTGCACCAGGGCAGCGATGTGGTGCCGGTGGAGTTCGTGCTGGTGCGCGATGCCGCCCACGCCTTGCCCGGCCACCACGACCGACTGCTGGCCAACGCCCTGGCGCAGGCGCGTGCGCTGATGTGCGGCCAGGCGGGCGACGCGCCCGAGCGCCACTTTCCCGGCAACCGGCCCTCCACCGTGCTGCTTTTGCCCGACCTGTCGGCATGCAGCCTGGGTGCATTGCTATCGTTGTACGAGCACCGCACCTTCGTGCTCGGCTCGCTGTGGGGCCTCAACAGCTTCGACCAGTGGGGCGTGGAGCTGGGCAAGCGCCACGCCGGCGAGATCGAGGCGGCGCTGCAGGCGCACACCGAAAGCAGCGTGCTCGATGCTTCGACGGCGGGCCTGCTGGCTCGGTTGCGCAGCTCCTGA
- a CDS encoding response regulator transcription factor codes for MKLLLIEDNASLAHWLAQLLREQDFIVDSVADGEAADQLLRQQRYDVVLLDLNLPQLSGKGVLRRLRERGDGVPVLILTASASLDQKVLCLEIGADDYMVKPIEGRELVARIKALVRRQVPGRANTLLCGDLGYDLQTRQFTLAGAPLPLPPRERALLETLMLKQGSTVPKQALLDGLFDLDDEAGVDALELYVHRLRKKLDASQATIITLRGVGYLLRMREGV; via the coding sequence ATGAAGCTGCTGCTGATCGAGGACAACGCATCGCTGGCCCACTGGCTGGCGCAGTTGCTGCGCGAGCAGGATTTCATCGTCGACAGCGTGGCCGACGGCGAGGCGGCCGACCAGCTGCTGCGCCAGCAGCGCTACGACGTGGTGCTGCTGGACCTGAACCTGCCGCAGCTGTCCGGCAAGGGCGTGCTGCGGCGCCTGCGCGAGCGCGGCGACGGCGTGCCGGTGCTCATCCTGACGGCCAGCGCCTCGCTGGACCAGAAGGTGCTGTGCCTGGAGATCGGCGCCGACGACTACATGGTCAAGCCGATCGAGGGGCGCGAGCTGGTGGCGCGCATCAAGGCGCTGGTGCGCCGCCAGGTGCCGGGGCGCGCCAACACCCTGCTGTGCGGCGACCTGGGCTACGACCTGCAGACGCGCCAGTTCACGCTGGCCGGCGCGCCGCTGCCGCTGCCGCCGCGCGAGCGCGCGCTGCTGGAGACGCTGATGCTCAAGCAGGGCAGCACGGTGCCCAAGCAGGCCCTGCTCGACGGCCTGTTCGACCTGGACGACGAGGCCGGCGTGGACGCGCTGGAGCTGTACGTGCACCGCCTGCGCAAGAAGCTCGACGCCAGCCAAGCCACCATCATCACCTTGCGCGGCGTCGGCTACCTGCTGCGCATGCGCGAGGGCGTTTGA
- the tal gene encoding transaldolase — protein MNQLDALKQWTTVVADTGDFRQFAQFQPRDATTNPSLILKAVQKPDYAPLLAQTVAAHAGRPLDEQVDRLLVRFGCEILSLIPGRVSTEVDARLSFDTEATVARAERIMALYQAEGVAPERVLIKVASTWEGIQAARRLQQRGIRCNMTLLFSFCQAVASGQAGAQLISPFVGRIYDWYKKAAGAGWDEAAMAGPNDPGVQSVRRIYEYYKHFGIATEVMGASFRNVGQITALAGCDLLTIAPELMAQLAASQEPLPRALDAEAARALDLEPVQYDEAGFRLALNQDAMATEKLAEGIRVFIQDARKLEALIEAR, from the coding sequence ATGAACCAGCTCGACGCCCTCAAGCAGTGGACCACCGTGGTGGCCGACACCGGCGACTTCCGGCAGTTCGCCCAGTTTCAGCCGCGCGACGCCACCACCAACCCCTCGCTGATCCTCAAGGCGGTGCAAAAGCCCGACTACGCGCCGCTGCTGGCGCAGACCGTGGCCGCGCACGCCGGCCGGCCGCTGGATGAGCAGGTGGACCGGCTTCTGGTGCGCTTTGGCTGCGAAATCCTGTCGCTGATCCCGGGGCGCGTGTCGACTGAGGTGGACGCCCGCCTGTCCTTCGACACCGAGGCCACCGTGGCGCGCGCCGAGCGCATCATGGCCCTGTACCAGGCCGAGGGTGTGGCGCCCGAGCGCGTGCTGATCAAGGTGGCCAGCACCTGGGAGGGCATCCAGGCCGCCCGGCGCCTGCAGCAGCGCGGCATCCGCTGCAACATGACGCTGCTGTTCTCGTTCTGCCAGGCGGTGGCCAGCGGCCAGGCCGGGGCGCAGCTCATCTCGCCCTTCGTCGGCCGCATCTACGACTGGTACAAGAAGGCCGCCGGCGCGGGCTGGGACGAGGCCGCCATGGCGGGCCCCAACGATCCGGGCGTGCAGTCGGTGCGCCGCATCTACGAGTACTACAAGCACTTCGGCATCGCCACCGAGGTCATGGGCGCCAGCTTTCGCAACGTCGGCCAGATCACCGCGCTGGCCGGCTGCGATTTGTTGACCATCGCGCCCGAGCTGATGGCGCAGCTGGCCGCCAGCCAGGAGCCGCTGCCGCGCGCGCTGGACGCGGAGGCTGCCCGCGCGCTGGACCTGGAGCCGGTGCAGTACGACGAGGCGGGCTTTCGCCTAGCGCTCAATCAGGACGCCATGGCCACCGAGAAGCTGGCCGAGGGCATCCGCGTGTTCATCCAGGATGCCCGCAAGCTCGAGGCGCTGATCGAGGCGCGCTGA
- a CDS encoding ABC transporter ATP-binding protein — MSGIVFKNVVKRYGSGPAAALAVKGVSFEVPQGTLTTILGPSGCGKTTLLRMIAGLELPTSGQVFIGGREVTTLGPAERNVSMMFQSYALFPHMSVRDNVMYGLKMSGVDKARAAERAQAALQGVGLVGLDARLPSELSGGQQQRVALARALVLEPAVLLFDEPLSNLDARLRRDMREEIRALQQRLGLTVAYVTHDQSEALAVSDQIIVMDHGVIAQAGTPPELYEHPASEFVAGFMGDALLLPGTAAADGQVRIGPLQIQPRRALPAGAVKVAVRPEAWRVQEVGQGLPATLRKRAYLGSVLEYTFDTPLGSILVISPDVQAPLAVGAQAALGLGGHGVSVVAAAPA, encoded by the coding sequence ATGTCGGGCATTGTTTTCAAGAACGTCGTCAAGCGCTATGGCAGCGGCCCCGCTGCCGCGCTGGCCGTCAAGGGCGTGAGCTTCGAGGTGCCCCAAGGCACGCTGACCACCATCCTGGGGCCTTCGGGCTGCGGCAAGACCACCCTGCTGCGCATGATCGCCGGGCTGGAGCTGCCCACCAGCGGCCAGGTGTTCATCGGCGGGCGCGAGGTGACCACCCTGGGCCCGGCCGAGCGCAACGTGAGCATGATGTTCCAGAGCTACGCGCTGTTTCCGCACATGAGCGTGCGCGACAACGTGATGTACGGCCTGAAGATGTCGGGCGTGGACAAGGCGCGCGCCGCCGAGCGGGCCCAGGCGGCCCTGCAGGGCGTGGGCCTGGTGGGCCTGGATGCGCGCCTGCCCAGCGAGCTGTCGGGTGGGCAGCAGCAGCGCGTGGCGCTGGCGCGCGCGCTGGTGCTGGAGCCGGCGGTGCTGCTGTTCGACGAGCCGCTGTCCAACCTGGACGCGCGCCTGCGCCGCGACATGCGCGAGGAAATCCGCGCGCTGCAGCAGCGCCTGGGCCTGACGGTGGCCTACGTCACGCACGACCAGAGCGAGGCGCTGGCCGTGAGCGACCAGATCATCGTGATGGACCATGGCGTGATCGCCCAGGCCGGCACGCCGCCCGAGCTGTACGAGCACCCGGCCAGCGAGTTTGTCGCCGGCTTCATGGGCGACGCGCTGCTGCTGCCCGGCACGGCCGCAGCCGACGGGCAGGTGCGCATCGGCCCGCTGCAGATCCAGCCGCGCCGTGCGCTGCCGGCCGGCGCCGTCAAGGTGGCCGTGCGGCCCGAGGCTTGGCGCGTGCAGGAGGTTGGGCAAGGCCTGCCGGCCACGCTGCGCAAGCGCGCCTATCTGGGCAGCGTGCTCGAATACACCTTTGATACCCCGCTGGGCAGCATCCTGGTGATCTCGCCCGACGTGCAGGCGCCGCTGGCCGTGGGGGCGCAGGCCGCGCTGGGCCTGGGCGGGCATGGCGTGTCGGTGGTGGCGGCCGCGCCGGCCTGA
- a CDS encoding ABC transporter ATP-binding protein has product MSPTEVSAGAAPAIQFDDVSLRFISGDGTATVTLRNFTMAVARGEFVAIVGPTGCGKSTTLNMITGLLQPTVGAVQVMGQPVSGIDPRIGFVFQADAVFPWRSVMDNVSAGPLFRGMPRAQARELAAQWINRVGLKGFDQHYPHQLSGGMRKRVALAQTFINRPEILLMDEPFSALDMQTRTLMQDELLKLWGGTGGSVVFVTHDIEEAIALADRVFVLSARPATLKRVYTIDLPRPRVMAEVRYHPNFIELSKRIWADLREEVSIH; this is encoded by the coding sequence ATGAGCCCCACCGAAGTGTCCGCCGGCGCCGCGCCGGCCATCCAGTTCGACGACGTGTCGCTGCGTTTCATCTCCGGCGACGGCACGGCCACCGTGACGCTGCGCAACTTCACGATGGCGGTGGCGCGCGGCGAGTTCGTCGCCATCGTCGGCCCCACGGGCTGCGGCAAGTCGACCACGCTGAACATGATCACGGGCCTGCTGCAGCCCACGGTGGGCGCGGTGCAGGTGATGGGCCAGCCCGTCAGCGGGATCGACCCGCGCATCGGCTTCGTGTTTCAGGCCGACGCGGTCTTTCCGTGGCGCAGCGTGATGGACAACGTGTCGGCCGGCCCGCTGTTTCGCGGCATGCCGCGCGCGCAGGCGCGCGAGCTGGCGGCGCAGTGGATCAACCGCGTGGGCCTGAAGGGGTTCGACCAGCACTACCCGCACCAGCTGTCGGGCGGCATGCGCAAGCGCGTGGCGCTGGCGCAGACCTTCATCAACCGCCCCGAGATCCTGCTGATGGACGAGCCCTTTTCGGCGCTGGACATGCAGACGCGCACGCTGATGCAGGACGAGCTGCTCAAGCTGTGGGGCGGCACCGGCGGCTCGGTGGTGTTCGTCACGCACGACATCGAGGAAGCCATTGCCCTGGCCGACCGCGTGTTCGTGCTGTCGGCGCGCCCGGCCACCCTGAAGCGCGTCTACACCATCGACCTGCCGCGCCCGCGGGTGATGGCCGAGGTGCGCTACCACCCGAACTTCATCGAGCTGTCCAAGCGCATCTGGGCCGACCTGCGCGAGGAAGTTTCCATCCACTGA
- the groES gene encoding co-chaperone GroES — MKLRPLADRVIVKRLENETKTASGIVIPDNAAEKPDQGEVLAVGPGRQDDDGDRIAMSVKVGDRVLFGKYSGQTVKVDGDELLVMKEDDLFAVVEK; from the coding sequence ATGAAACTGCGTCCCCTCGCCGATCGCGTGATCGTCAAGCGCCTGGAGAACGAAACCAAGACCGCTTCGGGCATCGTCATTCCCGACAACGCCGCCGAAAAGCCCGACCAGGGCGAGGTGCTGGCCGTGGGCCCGGGCCGCCAGGACGATGACGGCGACCGCATCGCCATGAGCGTGAAAGTGGGCGACCGCGTGCTGTTTGGCAAGTACAGCGGCCAGACCGTCAAGGTCGACGGCGACGAGCTGCTGGTGATGAAGGAAGACGACCTGTTTGCCGTCGTCGAGAAGTGA
- a CDS encoding sensor histidine kinase, producing MSSSLRLRLAAWLLLPLSLFVAVSAWFSWRNAAAMADYVQDHDLLASAKVLSDRLIWDGDAVQASVPPAALALFASPAHDQVFLSVTAADGRPLAGMPGFPLPARRLLQGPDRAQWYDARIEGRPVRAVLTERAMYDVAGAQAITIAVAKTTGSRDQMVRTLWWPTVEYLLAALALALVLTPLALTWELRPVMRLGRQLARRDPLHLDFAVDARSLHSELRPVGETINQFVRELKAHSEAQRRFIADAAHQLRTPLALQASQIEFVRYAREHRTDWDNRRADMDEIWREMQASNRQLVEVTNKLLLLAQAEHADAQARLVPVDLAAAALRCSEQLAALADRRRIDLGLDAPDTGTAWVRAEPALLDALIANLLDNALRYTPEGGRVTVGVRRVGAQVELTVDDNGPGIPAEALERVFDRFYRLAGDSEGTGLGLAIVREVARGCGATVTLQANPGEAHGLCVRVAFAAQEKPPQA from the coding sequence ATGTCTTCCAGCCTGCGCCTTCGCCTGGCGGCCTGGTTGCTGCTGCCGCTCTCGCTGTTCGTCGCCGTCAGCGCCTGGTTCAGCTGGCGCAACGCGGCCGCCATGGCCGACTACGTGCAGGACCACGACCTGCTGGCCTCGGCCAAGGTGCTGTCGGACCGCCTGATCTGGGACGGCGACGCCGTGCAGGCCAGCGTGCCGCCGGCGGCGCTGGCCCTGTTCGCCTCGCCCGCGCACGACCAGGTGTTCCTGAGCGTGACCGCCGCTGACGGCCGGCCGCTGGCCGGCATGCCCGGCTTTCCGCTGCCGGCGCGGCGCCTGCTGCAGGGGCCGGACCGCGCGCAGTGGTACGACGCGCGGATCGAAGGCCGGCCGGTGCGCGCCGTCCTCACCGAGCGCGCCATGTACGACGTGGCCGGCGCGCAGGCCATCACCATCGCCGTGGCCAAGACCACCGGCAGCCGCGACCAGATGGTGCGCACGCTGTGGTGGCCGACGGTGGAATACCTGCTGGCGGCGCTGGCCCTGGCGCTGGTGCTGACGCCGCTGGCGCTGACCTGGGAGCTGCGCCCCGTGATGCGCCTGGGGCGCCAGCTGGCGCGGCGCGACCCGCTGCACCTGGACTTTGCCGTTGACGCGCGCAGCCTGCACAGCGAGCTGCGGCCGGTGGGCGAGACCATCAACCAGTTCGTGCGCGAACTCAAGGCGCACTCCGAGGCGCAGCGGCGCTTCATCGCCGACGCGGCGCACCAGCTGCGCACGCCGCTGGCGCTGCAGGCCTCGCAGATCGAGTTCGTGCGCTACGCGCGCGAGCACCGCACCGACTGGGACAACCGCCGCGCCGACATGGACGAGATCTGGCGCGAGATGCAGGCCAGCAACCGGCAGCTGGTCGAGGTCACCAACAAGCTGCTGCTGCTGGCCCAGGCCGAGCACGCCGACGCCCAGGCCCGGCTGGTGCCGGTCGACCTGGCGGCGGCGGCGCTGCGCTGCTCCGAGCAGCTGGCCGCGCTGGCCGACCGCCGCCGCATCGACCTGGGGCTGGACGCGCCGGACACGGGCACGGCCTGGGTGCGGGCCGAACCCGCGCTGCTGGATGCGCTGATCGCCAACCTGCTGGACAACGCGCTGCGCTACACGCCCGAGGGCGGGCGCGTGACGGTGGGCGTGCGCCGCGTCGGCGCGCAGGTGGAGCTGACGGTGGACGACAACGGCCCCGGCATCCCGGCCGAGGCGCTGGAGCGGGTGTTCGACCGCTTCTATCGCCTGGCCGGCGACAGCGAAGGCACCGGCCTGGGCCTGGCCATCGTGCGCGAGGTGGCACGCGGCTGCGGCGCCACCGTGACGCTGCAGGCCAACCCCGGCGAGGCACACGGCCTGTGCGTGCGCGTGGCGTTTGCGGCGCAAGAAAAACCCCCGCAGGCCTGA
- a CDS encoding ABC transporter substrate-binding protein, which produces MLRLSLIAAALAVSGTLPAQAADANTVTIMVGGINKIIYLPAKLTEALGYFKDEGLNVELQSQPAGVDAENQLIAGAVQGVVGFYDHTIDLQAKGKEVEAIAVFGKVPGEVELVSTKAAPSFKSMADAKGKTLGVTGLGSSTDFLTRYLALRQGVESKDYSLLPVGAGNTFIAAIKQDRIQAGMTTEPTVSQMLKTGEAKVLVDMRTEEGTRAALGGLYPAPSLYVSNAWADSHKEQATKLAHAFAKTMQYIHTHSAEEIADKMPRDFYGNDKALYVAALKSSLPMFTTDGRMPEGGPETVLKVLSTFKPQVKAKNIDLSKTYSNAYLPAAK; this is translated from the coding sequence ATGCTTCGCCTCAGCCTGATCGCCGCCGCCCTGGCCGTGTCCGGCACCCTGCCCGCGCAGGCGGCCGACGCCAACACCGTCACCATCATGGTGGGCGGGATCAACAAGATCATCTACCTGCCCGCCAAGCTGACCGAGGCGCTGGGCTACTTCAAGGACGAGGGCCTGAATGTCGAGCTGCAGTCGCAGCCCGCCGGCGTGGATGCCGAGAACCAGCTGATCGCCGGCGCCGTGCAGGGCGTGGTGGGCTTCTACGACCACACCATCGACCTGCAGGCCAAGGGCAAGGAGGTGGAGGCCATTGCCGTCTTCGGCAAGGTGCCGGGCGAGGTGGAGCTGGTCTCCACCAAGGCCGCGCCCAGCTTCAAGAGCATGGCCGACGCCAAGGGCAAGACGCTGGGCGTGACGGGCCTGGGCTCGTCCACCGACTTTCTCACGCGCTACCTGGCGCTGCGCCAGGGCGTGGAGTCCAAGGACTATTCGCTGCTGCCGGTGGGCGCGGGCAACACCTTCATCGCCGCCATCAAGCAGGACCGCATCCAGGCCGGCATGACGACCGAGCCCACGGTGTCGCAAATGCTCAAGACCGGCGAGGCCAAGGTGCTGGTGGACATGCGCACCGAGGAAGGCACCAGGGCGGCGCTGGGCGGCCTCTACCCGGCGCCCAGCCTGTACGTGTCCAACGCCTGGGCCGACTCGCACAAGGAGCAGGCCACCAAGCTGGCCCACGCCTTCGCCAAGACCATGCAGTACATCCACACGCACAGCGCCGAGGAGATCGCCGACAAGATGCCGCGCGACTTCTACGGCAACGACAAGGCGCTGTACGTGGCCGCGCTCAAGAGCTCGCTGCCCATGTTCACCACCGACGGCCGCATGCCCGAGGGCGGGCCGGAGACGGTGCTGAAGGTGCTGTCCACCTTCAAGCCACAGGTCAAGGCCAAGAACATCGACCTGTCCAAGACCTACAGCAACGCCTACCTGCCGGCCGCCAAGTGA